A region from the Palaemon carinicauda isolate YSFRI2023 chromosome 9, ASM3689809v2, whole genome shotgun sequence genome encodes:
- the LOC137646951 gene encoding uncharacterized protein: MEEVLVNRKKDDVDSSIVRVRRRVYCFGIVCMLISTAQIALYTVMLTISISEDYTDTQVAFGSVWMIILTSTYLSLTARVLFLLFERRYEEAKGPEWLWWYSSMALVMFNIMLVAWFGLLTDIIPATICAVSSIFYIIFFKFASKDIKNISDNDPRAQTRTNGRSSTENSRPNSRVSNRSEPSIGPDEPPLK; the protein is encoded by the exons ATGGAGGAGGTTCTTGTAAATAGGAAAAAGGACGATGTGGATAGTTCTATTGTCCGTGTGCGCCGTCGAGTTTACTGCTTCGGTATAGTGTGCATG CTCATCTCTACGGCCCAGATCGCCCTCTACACGGTTATGTTGACGATCTCGATCTCCGAAGACTACACCGAcactcaag TGGCATTTGGCAGCGTGTGGATGATTATACTCACTTCGACCTACTTGAGTCTCACCGCGAGAGTGCTGTTTCTCCTCTTTGAG aGGAGATACGAAGAGGCAAAAGGACCAGAATGGCTTTGGTGGTATTCTTCAATGGCCCTCGTCATGTTCAACATCATGCTGGTCGCCTGGTTTGGGCTACTCACGGACATCATCCCAGCTACTATTTGCGCTGTCTCTTCTATCTTCTACATTATCTTCTTCAAATTTGCCTCGAAAGATATTAAAAACATCAGCGATAATGATCCACGG gcCCAAACTAGAACAAACGGGCGGTCGTCGACTGAAAACAGTAGGCCTAACTCTCGTGTGAGTAACCGTAGTGAACCTTCAATTGGGCCAGATGAGCCTCCTCTCAAATAG